The Catharus ustulatus isolate bCatUst1 chromosome 13, bCatUst1.pri.v2, whole genome shotgun sequence genome includes a window with the following:
- the LOC117002352 gene encoding uncharacterized protein LOC117002352 isoform X2, with protein MSDGAGRRRRLVLHVDLNNTVVVADTVTGQAPRAALNTFLSTVTWGRAGAAGEWEWVSDCPSLRPPCPGALSYYSRHGRDPAFTEAGPGRRFRDLHARHLRLLEWPGRPQDALSVPGEPGKRYHLILPSFFRLLDTLHRDGRAFAVVFRTFGSDLPRALQAVRSALDGQHPQFPALRDVALPVDLTPGQIRCSKREVVLTRGAERLATREDRRKLYNYFSSFEGIGGFQDHFDWWARNQFSSKGGKPLWIDPHDPDVHHIFIDDNIRLDDGDTIVHPQWR; from the exons ATGAGTGACGGGGCCGGGCGACGGCGGCGCCTGGTTCTGCACGTGGACCTCAACAACACGGTGGTGGTGGCGGACACGGTGACGGGGCAGGCCCCGCGAGCGGCGCTCAACACCTTTCTCAGCACCGTCACCTGGGGCCGCGCCGGGGCTGCCG GCGAGTGGGAGTGGGTGAGCGACTGCCCGTCCCTGCGCCCCCCGTGCCCCGGCGCCCTCAGCTATTACAGCCGCCACGGCCGGGACCCCGCCTTCACCGAGGCCGGCCCGGGCCGGCGCTTCCGCGACCTCCACGCCCGCCACCTGCGGCTGCTGGAGTGGCCGGGCCGGCCGCAGGACGCCTTGTCGGTGCCAGGGGAGCCCGGCAAGCGCTACCACCTGATCCTGCCCTCCTTCTTCCGCCTCCTGGACACGCTGCACCGTGATGGCAGGGCCTTCGCTGTTGTCTTCAGGACCTTCGGCAGCGACCTGCCCCGCGCCCTGCAGGCCGTCAGGAGCGCTCTGGACGGGCAGCACCCCCAGTTCCCTGCCCTGCGGGACGTGGCG ctccctgtggaCCTTACCCCTGGCCAGATACGCTGCAGCAAGCGAGAGGTGGTGCTAACGCGGGGAGCAGAGCGTCTGGCCACCCGGGAAGACAGAAGAAAGCTTTACAACTACTTCAGCTCCTTTGAGGGAATTGGAGGCTTCCAAGACCACTTTGACTG GTGGGCCAGAAATCAGTTCTCTTCCAAGGGTGGGAAGCCCTTGTGGATAGACCCCCATGATCCTGACGTTCACCACATCTTCATTGATGACAACATCCGGCTGGACGATGGAGACACCATTGTTCACCCCCAG TGGAGATAG
- the KLHDC8B gene encoding kelch domain-containing protein 8B isoform X1, whose amino-acid sequence MAGWDRGSDGCLGSDSDALSAGGRGPDQCRAGPDGRHGRAKARGPPGRLSWPMAAGAGAFAWATFPVMPTRRVYCSAAHRDGQLFVLGGCGSGGRALGTAEVLDLPAQRWTTLPPLPTPRAGAAALALGKQILVVGGVDAAQSPLASVEVYHVDEGKWEKKAALAQPSMGISAVQRDGAVYALGGMGADTSPQALVRVYEPAKDHWQPLPSMPTPCYGASAFLQGNKIFVLGGRQGKLPVTAFEAFDLETRSWTRYPSVPSRRAFAACAMVDGVVFSLGGLQQPGPHNFYSRPHFVNTVEMFDPAQGVWRKPSRTIRMKEKRADFVAGCLGGRVVAVGGLGNQSCPLDSVEGFSLSQKKWEPLPSMPTGRCSCSSCPAPNLLFVIGGVAQGPSGAVEALCLRDVP is encoded by the exons ATGGCTGGCTGGGACCGGGGGAGCGATGGGTGCTTAGGTTCTGACTCGGATGCTCTCTCTGCAGGAGGCCGTGGGCCGGACCAGTGCCGAGCCGGGCCGGATGGGCGGCACGGCAGGGCCAAAGCCCGGGGACCCCCGGGGCGGCTGAGCTGGCCcatggcggcgggcgcgggcgCCTTCGCGTGGGCCACCTTCCCCGTCATGCCCACGCGGCGCGTGTACTGCAGCGCCGCGCACCGCGACGGGCAGCTCTTCGTGCTGggcggctgcgggagcggcgggcGAGCCCTGGGAACTGCTGAGGTACTCGAcctcccagcccagcgctgGACCACGCTCCCACCGCTGCCCACGCCACgggccggcgctgccgctcTCGCCCTGGGCAAGCAGATCTTGGTGGTGGGCGGTGTGGATGCGGCACAGAGCCCCCTCGCCTCCGTTGAGGTCTACCACGTGGATGAGGGCAAGTGGGAGAAGAAGGCGGCATTGGCTCAGCCCTCCATGGGCATCTCAGCTGTGCAGAGAG ATGGGGCTGTCTATGCACTGGGGGGAATGGGTGCAGACACCTCTCCCCAGGCACTGGTCCGTGTCTATGAGCCGGCAAAGGATCACTGGCAGCCCCTACCCTCCATGCCCACCCCGTGCTATGGagcctctgccttcctgcagggaaacaAGATCTTCGTCCTGG GAGGCCGGCAAGGCAAGCTACCTGTCACCGCCTTCGAGGCCTTTGACCTGGAGACAAGGAGCTGGACACGCTACCCCAGCGTGCCCAGCCGCCGCGCCTTCGCCGCCTGCGCCATGGTTGATGGGGTTGTCTTCAGCCtgggagggctgcagcagccaggacccCACAACTTCTATTCCCGTCCGCATTTTGTCAACACCGTGGAGATGTTTGATCCTGCGCAGG GTGTGTGGAGAAAGCCAAGCCGCACCATCCGTATGAAAGAGAAGAGAGCTGACTTTGTGGCTGGATGCCTGGGAGGAAGAGTGGTGGCCGTGGGTGGCCTTG GGAACCAGTCCTGCCCATTGGACTCAGTGGAAGGGTTCAGCCTCTCGCAGAAAAAGTGGGAGCCACTGCCCTCCATGCCCACTGGccgctgctcctgctccagctgtccGGCACCCAACCTGCTCTTCGTCATCGGTGGTGTGGCCCAGGGTCCCAGTGGTGCTGTCGAGGCTCTGTGCCTGCGTGATGTGCCCTGA
- the KLHDC8B gene encoding kelch domain-containing protein 8B isoform X2 — translation MVPSQQGGRGPDQCRAGPDGRHGRAKARGPPGRLSWPMAAGAGAFAWATFPVMPTRRVYCSAAHRDGQLFVLGGCGSGGRALGTAEVLDLPAQRWTTLPPLPTPRAGAAALALGKQILVVGGVDAAQSPLASVEVYHVDEGKWEKKAALAQPSMGISAVQRDGAVYALGGMGADTSPQALVRVYEPAKDHWQPLPSMPTPCYGASAFLQGNKIFVLGGRQGKLPVTAFEAFDLETRSWTRYPSVPSRRAFAACAMVDGVVFSLGGLQQPGPHNFYSRPHFVNTVEMFDPAQGVWRKPSRTIRMKEKRADFVAGCLGGRVVAVGGLGNQSCPLDSVEGFSLSQKKWEPLPSMPTGRCSCSSCPAPNLLFVIGGVAQGPSGAVEALCLRDVP, via the exons ATGGTTCCTTCCCAGCAAG GAGGCCGTGGGCCGGACCAGTGCCGAGCCGGGCCGGATGGGCGGCACGGCAGGGCCAAAGCCCGGGGACCCCCGGGGCGGCTGAGCTGGCCcatggcggcgggcgcgggcgCCTTCGCGTGGGCCACCTTCCCCGTCATGCCCACGCGGCGCGTGTACTGCAGCGCCGCGCACCGCGACGGGCAGCTCTTCGTGCTGggcggctgcgggagcggcgggcGAGCCCTGGGAACTGCTGAGGTACTCGAcctcccagcccagcgctgGACCACGCTCCCACCGCTGCCCACGCCACgggccggcgctgccgctcTCGCCCTGGGCAAGCAGATCTTGGTGGTGGGCGGTGTGGATGCGGCACAGAGCCCCCTCGCCTCCGTTGAGGTCTACCACGTGGATGAGGGCAAGTGGGAGAAGAAGGCGGCATTGGCTCAGCCCTCCATGGGCATCTCAGCTGTGCAGAGAG ATGGGGCTGTCTATGCACTGGGGGGAATGGGTGCAGACACCTCTCCCCAGGCACTGGTCCGTGTCTATGAGCCGGCAAAGGATCACTGGCAGCCCCTACCCTCCATGCCCACCCCGTGCTATGGagcctctgccttcctgcagggaaacaAGATCTTCGTCCTGG GAGGCCGGCAAGGCAAGCTACCTGTCACCGCCTTCGAGGCCTTTGACCTGGAGACAAGGAGCTGGACACGCTACCCCAGCGTGCCCAGCCGCCGCGCCTTCGCCGCCTGCGCCATGGTTGATGGGGTTGTCTTCAGCCtgggagggctgcagcagccaggacccCACAACTTCTATTCCCGTCCGCATTTTGTCAACACCGTGGAGATGTTTGATCCTGCGCAGG GTGTGTGGAGAAAGCCAAGCCGCACCATCCGTATGAAAGAGAAGAGAGCTGACTTTGTGGCTGGATGCCTGGGAGGAAGAGTGGTGGCCGTGGGTGGCCTTG GGAACCAGTCCTGCCCATTGGACTCAGTGGAAGGGTTCAGCCTCTCGCAGAAAAAGTGGGAGCCACTGCCCTCCATGCCCACTGGccgctgctcctgctccagctgtccGGCACCCAACCTGCTCTTCGTCATCGGTGGTGTGGCCCAGGGTCCCAGTGGTGCTGTCGAGGCTCTGTGCCTGCGTGATGTGCCCTGA
- the CCDC71 gene encoding coiled-coil domain-containing protein 71 encodes MNIAVKNEEEKAVHSWSRISSAGQKVLEEALRVFNPMSKDLSDTETQLVAFIQGLKEEGYQPTILRSKDVYGYNSCTAVTPSQTEENTQHSCASTTEPTQSPARNSVAKVASLPTSIPVSSLKVSKGDSTNLLLRSLKQTGSGTSKAAAVGFPTSMYPDVYPAMRLSVVLEALVPLKTSCLESKYTRGRLGISPSDLKLLKTSSQPRQFSSGKRTKITEGKRYKHSVKKAPDSATCALKLLKGPKGGVLQESNACKASGVLNGRVTGSSSQDCTTAPQPRTLKIKDKEALLGKTEWKDSSTYQESTGQKKRRATEAKEAPQRKKANTIPVRKKTRQAQSTLNLLKFRTIKVGNSSSDDEVRRRAQKILRVNLSPVIQIQPLSHSHSVP; translated from the coding sequence ATGAATATTGCGgtgaaaaatgaggaagaaaaagctgtCCATTCCTGGTCAAGAATTTCCTCTGCAGGACAGAAAGTGCTGGAGGAAGCCCTCCGAGTCTTCAACCCGATGTCCAAGGACCTTTCGGACACAGAGACCCAGCTGGTGGCTTTCATCCAAGGCCTGAAGGAGGAGGGCTACCAGCCCACGATTCTGAGGAGTAAGGATGTGTACGGGTATAACTCGTGCACAGCAGTCACACCGAGTCAGACTgaagaaaacacacagcacagctgtgccagcaccactGAGCCCACTCAGAGTCCAGCCAGGAACTCAGTGGCAAAAGTGGCCTCTTTGCCCACCAGCATTCCAGTGAGCTCTTTGAAAGTCTCCAAAGGGGACTCCACAAATCTCCTCTTGAGGTCCTTGAAGCAGACAGGATCTGGCACAtccaaggcagcagcagtgggctTCCCTACAAGCATGTATCCTGACGTGTATCCAGCTATGAGACTGTCGGTGGTTTTGGAAGCCCTGGTGCCACTGAAAACGTCCTGTTTAGAGTCCAAGTACACACGAGGGCGTCTTGGGATCTCTCCCTCAGACCTTAAACTCCTCAAGACTTCAAGTCAACCAAGGCAGTTTTCTTCAGGCAAGAGGACTAAAATAACCGAAGGCAAGAGGTACAAGCATTCAGTTAAGAAAGCACCAGATTCTGCCACCTGTGCTTTAAAGCTTCTGAAGGGACCAAAGGGTGGagtgctgcaggagagcaaTGCCTGCAAGGCCTCCGGAGTTCTCAACGGGAGAGTCACAGGCAGCTCATCCCAGGACTGcaccacagcaccacagcccaGGACCTTGAAAATCAAAGATAAGGAAGCTCTGTTGGGAAAAACAGAGTGGAAGGACAGCAGCACCTACCAGGAGAGCACTGGGCAGAAGAAGAGAAGAGCTACAGAGGCAAAAGAAGcaccacagaggaaaaaagcaaataccATTCCTGTCCGAAAGAAAACTCGACAGGCTCAGAGCACTTTGAACCTGCTGAAATTCCGGACCATCAAGGTGGGCAACTCTTCCTCTGATGATGAAGTGAGGAGGAGAGCACAGAAGATTCTTAGGGTCAACTTATCCCCTGTTATCCAAATTCAGCCTTTGTCCCATTCTCATAGTGTTCCCTGA
- the LOC117002352 gene encoding uncharacterized protein LOC117002352 isoform X1 codes for MSDGAGRRRRLVLHVDLNNTVVVADTVTGQAPRAALNTFLSTVTWGRAGAAGEWEWVSDCPSLRPPCPGALSYYSRHGRDPAFTEAGPGRRFRDLHARHLRLLEWPGRPQDALSVPGEPGKRYHLILPSFFRLLDTLHRDGRAFAVVFRTFGSDLPRALQAVRSALDGQHPQFPALRDVALPVDLTPGQIRCSKREVVLTRGAERLATREDRRKLYNYFSSFEGIGGFQDHFDWWARNQFSSKGGKPLWIDPHDPDVHHIFIDDNIRLDDGDTIVHPQVFSEQGSSSPRSVPTSELYNVCLVQTNLLEAIADEDYFLRCVRRCEENYDRYLACMEKDTPSQQWDGQ; via the exons ATGAGTGACGGGGCCGGGCGACGGCGGCGCCTGGTTCTGCACGTGGACCTCAACAACACGGTGGTGGTGGCGGACACGGTGACGGGGCAGGCCCCGCGAGCGGCGCTCAACACCTTTCTCAGCACCGTCACCTGGGGCCGCGCCGGGGCTGCCG GCGAGTGGGAGTGGGTGAGCGACTGCCCGTCCCTGCGCCCCCCGTGCCCCGGCGCCCTCAGCTATTACAGCCGCCACGGCCGGGACCCCGCCTTCACCGAGGCCGGCCCGGGCCGGCGCTTCCGCGACCTCCACGCCCGCCACCTGCGGCTGCTGGAGTGGCCGGGCCGGCCGCAGGACGCCTTGTCGGTGCCAGGGGAGCCCGGCAAGCGCTACCACCTGATCCTGCCCTCCTTCTTCCGCCTCCTGGACACGCTGCACCGTGATGGCAGGGCCTTCGCTGTTGTCTTCAGGACCTTCGGCAGCGACCTGCCCCGCGCCCTGCAGGCCGTCAGGAGCGCTCTGGACGGGCAGCACCCCCAGTTCCCTGCCCTGCGGGACGTGGCG ctccctgtggaCCTTACCCCTGGCCAGATACGCTGCAGCAAGCGAGAGGTGGTGCTAACGCGGGGAGCAGAGCGTCTGGCCACCCGGGAAGACAGAAGAAAGCTTTACAACTACTTCAGCTCCTTTGAGGGAATTGGAGGCTTCCAAGACCACTTTGACTG GTGGGCCAGAAATCAGTTCTCTTCCAAGGGTGGGAAGCCCTTGTGGATAGACCCCCATGATCCTGACGTTCACCACATCTTCATTGATGACAACATCCGGCTGGACGATGGAGACACCATTGTTCACCCCCAG gTATTCTCAGAACAGGGCagcagcagtcccaggagcGTGCCCACCTCGGAGCTGTACAACGTTTGCCTGGTGCAAACCAATCTGCTGGAGGCCATTGCTGATGAGGACTATTTCCTGCGCTGTGTGAGGAGGTGTGAGGAGAACTATGACCGCTACCTGGCCTGCATGGAGAAGGACACCCCAAGCCAGCAGTGGGATGGACAGTGA